A single Camarhynchus parvulus chromosome 5, STF_HiC, whole genome shotgun sequence DNA region contains:
- the CCDC177 gene encoding coiled-coil domain-containing protein 177 — MVEPPAEPPPQPCPAPGGAAGGEPARPGEQSPLLHLDLYNFDCAAAEGSRYVLTSPRSLEACARCAVRPVELLPRALGDLLREAPGRSMRVAAGLYEAYERERRRKLQQCREERERIIREEKRRILGPLGSLPPSPAARVSSRAAAAAAGGPRTHGGGKARASRGAKGKSHSLDSLQKRREGSWGKTSSESGASSSYSGESLRERGGKVCGRGRGIAAANGTLLGRSFSLGDLSHSPQTAQRVERIVREVKRKKGLSEVPERDKKIAALMIAKHQEANLLREQRQAAHLQWDSQRRLAEQRKEQEEKEKQRALLQGQRMWESQVEKRRGRLNQEQEEAALMKQKQLLVCEERWREQAEKQERLRRERLERAIKEDKQKKLHQELNLKAKEEVKKEHQEREEQLLQEKLSTAAQKRLKKEVQLQKEKRLFNQAEKLKHEALLRELAKQEAEEKEMLKASLKMSLTKAQENYEQLVEKRNQELREKARREDMQIQRAKLAAEKKEREQKEHLEALARETERKIQHAAQVAEEAVQEKARKVVLSRLEKEKVQKMNKQKVEQYEDLRRREILLSIERKLERSEQIFREKKTVLENARSVARASFHVREKVREETNVRTFDKMAFEAELHAQLSKK, encoded by the coding sequence ATGGTGGAGCCGCCGGCCGAGCCTCCcccgcagccctgcccggcgcccgggggggcggcggggggagAGCCGGCCCGTCCTGGAGAGCAGTCGCCGCTGCTGCACCTGGACCTGTACAACTTCGACTGCGCGGCGGCGGAGGGCAGCCGGTACGTGCTGACCAGCCCGCGGTCGCTGGAGGCCTGCGCCCGCTGCGCCGTGCGGCCCGTGGAGCTGCTGCCGCGGGCGCTGGGGGACCTGCTGAGAGAGGCGCCCGGGCGCTCCATGCGGGTGGCCGCCGGCCTCTACGAGGCCTACGAGCGGGAGCGCCGCCGCAAGCTGCAGCAATGCCGGGAGGAGCGGGAGAGGATTATCCGGGAGGAGAAGAGGCGGATCCTCGGGCCCCTCGGCAGCCTGCCGCCTTCGCCCGCCGCCCGCGTCTCCTCCCGGGCTGCGGCCGCAGCTGCCGGCGGGCCCCGGACGCATGGCGGGGGGAAGGCCAGGGCATCGAGGGGTGCCAAGGGAAAGAGCCACTCCCTGGACTCCTTGCAGAAGCGCCGCGAGGGTAGCTGGGGCAAGACCTCCTCTGAGTCGGGCGCTTCGTCGTCCTACAGCGGGGAGAGCCTGCGGGAGCGCGGGGGCAAAGTGTGCGGCCGGGGTCGGGGGATAGCCGCCGCCAATGGAACGCTGCTGGGGCGCAGCTTCAGCCTGGGCGACCTCAGCCACTCAccacagactgcccagagagtCGAGAGGATCGTCAGGGAGGTGAAGAGGAAGAAGGGTCTCTCAGAGGTGCCAGAGAGGGACAAGAAGATCGCGGCACTGATGATCGCCAAGCACCAGGAGGCCAACCTCCTGCGGGAGCAGCGGCAGGCAGCTCACCTGCAGTGGGACAGCCAGCGGCGCCTGGCTGAGCAGcggaaggagcaggaggagaaggagaagcaaagGGCCCTCCTGCAGGGTCAGCGGATGTGGGAGAGCCAGGTGGAGAAGCGGCGAGGGAGACTGaaccaggagcaggaggaagctgcCTTGAtgaagcagaagcagctcctggTATGTGAGGAGAGGTGGCGGGAGCAAGCGGAGAAGCAGGAGCGGCTGCggagggagaggctggagagggccATCAAGGAGGACAAGCAGAAAAAACTCCATCAAGAGCTCAACCTGAAGGCAAAGGAAGAGGTCAAGAAGGAGCACCAGGAGcgagaggagcagctcctgcaagaGAAGCTGTCCACAGCTGCCCAGAAGAGGCTGAAAAAGgaggtgcagctgcagaaggaaaagagacTGTTCAACCAAGCAGAGAAGCTGAAGCATGAGGCCTTGCTCAGGGAACTAGCCAAGCAGgaggcagaagagaaggaaatgctgaagGCATCCCTGAAGATGAGTTTGACAAAGGCTCAGGAGAACTACGAGCAGCTTGTGGAGAAGAGGAaccaggagctgagggagaagGCCAGGCGCGAGGACATGCAGATCCAGAGAGCTAAACTGGcagcagagaagaaggaaagagagcagAAGGAGCACTTGGAAGCACTGGctagagagacagagagaaagatCCAGCATGCTGCCCAGGTGGCTGAAGAGGCTGTCCAGGAAAAAGCCCGCAAAGTGGTCTTGAGCcgtctggaaaaggaaaaagtgcaGAAGATGAACAAGCAAAAGGTGGAACAGTATGAGGACTTACGGCGGAGGGAAATTCTCCTCTCTATAGAGAGGAAGCTGGAGAGAAGTGAGCAGATCTTCAGGGAGAAGAAGACTGTCTTAGAAAATGCCAGGTCTGTTGCTCGAGCATCCTTCCATGTCCGGGAAAAGGTGCGGGAAGAGACGAACGTGCGCACCTTTGACAAGATGGCCTTCGAAGCAGAGCTGCATGCTCAACTTAGTAAGAAATGA